The Dermochelys coriacea isolate rDerCor1 chromosome 19, rDerCor1.pri.v4, whole genome shotgun sequence region TGCCCAGCAAGTCTCAGGGAGGGGGCCTTGCATTAAGGTGGATTTCTTTGACATTGGCTAGTACATAATTCGTTTAGTTCCAAGGTGAATCGCTGCAGTTTTCCTTTTAAGGAGAGTACTGTCTgagaggaagtggggggaggggttcattGAGAGCTTCTCTGCCACACCTAGCCATCGCTCCAGGCTGAGACGCCAAGCCAAAAGCTGATCCCGTCAGCAGAGCTGAACAGAGACTCGGAAGGCTCCCAGGGTGACTGCCTGCTCCTTTTCAAACCAGCCTCCTTGCAAAGCGGTCTCCTTTCCACCAGTGCTCCCAGCCATGGCGAGAAACCACCAGGTGCAAAAAGCCAAGCTGGCCGAGCAGGCCGAGCGTTACGAGGACATGGCTGATTTCATGAAGGCAGTGGTGGAGCACGGGGATGAGCTCTCCAATGAGGAGCGCAACCTCCTCTCTGTTGCCTATAAGAACGTGGTGGGATGCCAGAGATCCGCCTGGAGGGTCATCTCCAGCATCGAGCACAAGACTGAGGGGGGCGATGACAAAGCGCAGCTGGTGAATGAGTACCGGGAGAAGGTGGAGGGGGAGCTGAAGGACGTCTGCAACATTGTCCTCGGGCTGCTGGACAAGTATCTCATTAAGAAAGCCAGCGACGCAGAGAGCAAAGTCTTCTACCTGAAGATGAAGGGTGACTACTTCCGATACCTGGCCGAGGTAGCCACTGGGGATGAGCGCAAGGACACCATAGAAAATGCTCAGAAAGCTTACCAGGAAGCAATGGACATCAGCAAGAAGGAGATGCAGCCCACGAACCCCATCCGCCTGGGGCTCGCCCTCAACTTCTCCGTCTTCCACTACGAGATCGCCAACACCCCAGAGCAGGCCATCGCACTGGCCAAAACCACGTTCGATGAAGCCATGGGAGACCTGCACACGCTCAGTGAAGACTCGTACAAGGACAGCACCCTCATCATGCAGCTGCTCAGGGACAACCTTACATTATGGACGGCAGAGTGCGCGGGAGAAGACGCTGGAGAAGCTGGGGAAGAGCCTAAGAACTGAACTGCAGCCCACCAAGCAGTGGTCATTCTCCCTGTCCCTTCTCCTTTTTTGTAAGACACGTCTCGGCTCCCAAAAGCTGTGCCTGGATTCTGACAGCAAAGGGGACTGACTGGTCTGTGCGTATGGTATTCACATGTTTTATCTTACCTTTTCTCATGGCAGCTTTGGGACAAATCCCCCTTCCCTGacctccccactccttccacaTTTCTTGTGATCTGCCTACTGGGGCAGTTACTGCTGTGGAAGAGCACTAATAGCTTCACACAAACTTGGGTGTCCCACCCATTGTCAGTAACATCGGGGGTTCCTGACCCTCCCCAGCATTGGGACCTGGGAGTGCCTCCTGGcacttaacatttaaaaaggggaagCTGAGTTTGGTTTTTGGGGTAAAGACACCAAAACCTAGTCGATTGCAGCTAGAGAGTGCGCTCTCCTTTGCTTTCTGTAGTGACTTATTCTGCAGGGTTCCTCTACAGGCTACTGGGTATTCCTTGCAGACCGTAGGAAGCTGGAGGTGTTGGGCCATGGGGGGTTCTTTGTAGTGGGTTAAGAATAACAAACTTGAGGTGCCTCCTGTATTTGTGTATTGCCAAAGCCACTGCCTGCCTGTCCCTCTCCAATAAAACTGCACTTACGCTCCTGCCTTTGTAGTCCTCGTAGTCACTTCTTTACTGCATCCCGGTATGCAGCACAGCCCTGCCGGGGCACGGCCAGCACTGCCTGGCACACCACAAAGCGTGCATTTTCAAGGCactggaaggggagagggagttcCTGGCGTGCGCAAGTCTAAGCAGGGAGTGAGTGTGGTACTTTTCCAGGCAGGTTCATGCACGCTAGGCTGCCCGTAGTGGGTCTATGCATAAGTGCTGGACCCAAGCAGAGGAGCTAGGCTCCAGTAAGCCTTGTGAGCAGGTTGTGCCCACAGAGAGACCAACATGATGTGAGACCTGGTTACATTTAATAAGTGATAGAAataggtggggtggaggggcagaagctTTCCTGGAGGCGAGGGACTCCTTACCCACCTGAAGGGAGCAGCATCAGTGACCCTTCTTCAGGCCAGTGCCAGGTggcatgacccccccccccccaccaggctgGTGCCAATAATACTGGTTTTCAAAAACAGCCACTATTGTTTTTTGGGAACTAACAGTCACATCCAGCTCTGCTCGCAGAGTAGGAGCTAGTCAGCCCCCACAACGTGGTACACTCCTCTGCGTTACAAGCCCACGTCTATGACTCCACTTCACTTCTACTCCTGTGGCAAATTATAGCTTTGTCCCTGGAACTAGGGGTCAGAAACCCCGAATCTAATTAGGAGCCTTATGCCAGATTCCAGAGatgcagggcttgtctacatgagataGTGGCACTGGCCCAACtaaagtggttatttaaaactgATGTAGTGTAACGGTGGCAAACCCCTGCAGTGGGGACACATGTATTGGGTAAAAAACAGGCTTATTTGAGTTTAAGCATAAATTAATTAGGATGATGTTTAAATTAAGCTGAAATCAGCTGCTCAAACCGAAAGGAGAGTGACCACACAGGTTTGCCCTGTGTAACTAACTCAGAAAACCCACACAGGTGTATCGTGTACGTAGAAACATTCTTAAAAAGATCTTGCAACTGGGAGCTTTTAGGGCCCTTCCCAGGGCTGATCCTGACCGGCCTCCACGTAAGTAAACACAACTTACTCTGTCTACACCAGGTGCTAAGTGCTGTGTAAGGACGTGTTGGACAGCACAGTTTAGTGTGCTGTTTTCCTTATCCAGATGTGGGCGATTTCAGGATTTCACATGGGAGCAGTTGCTAAACTGCTACAGGATTGGTCAATGCCGGCAAAAAATGTACACCTGTGTCAGCTCTATGAACATGCCGTGGGCTCATGAGCAAGTGGAAAGTCACAAGGGTCCAGCCTTAGGCATCCTTTGGTAACAGCATTAAAGAAAAGAGCTGTTCCTTGGGCTGCAAACCTACATAAGCCACGGTGGAGCcgaggggctgctgctggggagaatgCATAGAAGCTCAGCAGTTATTAAACTGGCACTTTTCCAGCTCACTCCTTTGGGGAATGGGTGTAGCTGAAGACTGTACTGAGTTCAGCTTTTGCCTTCCACTAGTTCCAACTTGACAAATCATTACGATGAAATCGAGTCATGCCACCTTGGGCTATGAGCTCATCGGCTCAAGcaaagcagagctgggctgggccggCATTTGGATGGGAACCTAGGCTGCTGGAAGATTGTGGCGGTGGTGAGTCAATAGCCCTGCCCCCACTAGCCTTTCTGTAGCTCTCCCACCATCACTAGTGCCGGTGGAGACAGGGCGGAGGCAGCTCCTGGCATTTTTTGACCTTGTCATGTCACGCTGCGTGAGCAGGGTTAGACAGCACGGGCCTGGCTGCACGCGAGCTGTATTGAGGGAGTCCAGCGAGCCGCTGAGTCAGTGCAGAACCGGACGCCctgtgctgtgctgctggaggctcCATCTCTCAGAGGAGACAAATACCAAGCTCCTggccacttgtggtcattaaggCTGAGGTTTGCTGAGTTGCCTGTGAGATCTGGCTGCCCAGTGCCCATTAAAGTTAGTAAGAACTTGGGGGTCTAAATCCCTACCAAGGCTTTGAAAATCAGCCTGCACTTTGCAGCTGGAAGGAGAAGCTCAGTGCACTTACAGCTGCATGCAGTGAGCTTCCGGCGCTGCTGCATTGAAGGGGCAAGTGGTGGTGAGGAGTAAATGCCGATCTAAGCTCCACTGAGCCCGCAGCAGTTGGAGGAAAAGTTTCTGCACCAGTAATTCCAAACGCCCGGCACCAGGTTCCCCACTCCACACAGGCTGCAGCCAAGGAAGAGCTGACAGTTCCTTGCAGGCGGGGAACCAAGTGGATGGCCCCCAGCCCCCGAAAAGCTACTCTGAAACGCTGACCTTTCTGGGCTCCCTGACAGCTGGCCAGATGAGAGTATCATGGGTAAGCACTGGGACAAGGCAATACATAATGTCCACAAAATGAAAACTCTGGGAGCAGGGAAAGAGACTTGCTCAAGGCATCCCAGAGTCAGCAGAAGAGCCAAGAGCAGGGGTCTGCTGATTCCTTGCTGAGAGCTGAACCCCAAAGCCATctatccttcctttcctccaggAGCTCTACATCCCCTTAGGGAGGGGTCTGACAGTCAAACCAATAGCTCAGACTTCCACAGCTGCTGCACTAAGCCCCTCCTTCCCCATGTGCTCCAAGGCAGGTTAGATCACGTCAGTGGCCACGTTAAGCAATGAGTGGTCCAGTATTCGGGGCTACACCCTGCTCCTCCTACTCAGATGGAGCATCAGCCCTTGGACATTAAAGGGGTTACTAGCCATGAGGATAGaaaacaggatctggccctgtaaaGCGACCAGGGTGGGCGTCATGCGTCCTAGCAAGTGCCCCCAAAACTACATGCTGAACGTCACTTTACCAGcccaggggtgggaggagctCTGTGCGACCAAACCAGtctgggcgcccctccccgcagAGCACTTTGTGCCGACCTCAGCACTAACATCAGCACAGAATATTCCCTGCAGAGCTGCCGGCTTGTGCCAATTTCATCTCTAGCCACACCCCAGCCGGGCTCCACCGGGCACAAGGAGGCTCCACCCTGGAGCTCCTGGTGGCTGGGACTCTCCTGGCAGGGCCTCGGGTGCAGCGGCTGTCGAGGGCCCAGAGGGCTCGGCGCACGTACATGCGGCCGTCAGGAACACTGCAGGCAGGTTGAGATTTGCAGATGCTGCCCAGGAATGTGCAGCAGATCCGCTGAGCAGGGTCCAAGCCAGCCCTGCTGTTCCTGCTGCACGCTCGCGGGGCTGGAGAGGGAGCACAGCGTTCAGCAGCAGACCCGGTGTCTCGTGCAGGTCATGCCGGGGCAGAGCACCGCCCTGTGCCTCATTTGCCCCAGACAGTTCCCATTATTTATCTAAGAAGAGCTGGGAGGGAGCCATAGGCCCAATGCCCTGGCACTGGGGAAGCTTGGACCCAGGCCCTCTGCTGTGTGGCATGGGCCCTTCCCTAATGGCCCTTTACACCTGGTCAGCCCAATGCCTTTGATGGAGCCTCAAGTCTGCCATGAGGGGGAGCCTTAGCCTCGGTAACAAGTGGGGAGATTGGTACAGCTACGGGCGTGACTGCCAGCTCTGTGCACCGctcaggggcagaggtggggcaaggacccaggactcctggctagCAGTGGGTTCAACAACAAGCTGGGGCTTAGTGCTAGCCCCTCACAAAAGGAGCGGCGCTTCTCCTTGGCCCAGCTGAGTCACACGTTCCCCCAGACAGCTGACACCGCTGTCACTTTCTCCCCCATGACCAGCATGTCCAACAGTGCTTCCTTGCTgccagcctgccccagccaggagaccAGACTTAAGTATCATGCGGGTTCAAACCCACCCCTGGTTAGTAGCCATTTGAACTCAGGCCCATCCAAAGGCTGTTTTCTAGCCTTTGGGACGCAGGTTGGTCAACTCAGTCTTGTTCCCATCAGCCCAGTCTCCACATCACTGAGCCCCTGGCCCCAATGAGCCCTGGAGTCTGAGCTCCCCCACCACCATTGGAAGAGGTCCCTGCAGGGCATGTGTCTAGGCTGGGTGGTGACGCCCATGCTGTCCCTGTGTAATGAAGCATCTCCAGGCAGGGCTGTCTCACCATTAAGATTTCAGAGGCATCTGTCACTGGCAGGCCCTGATCTTGCCACCTAGTGCTGCATGTGCCATCTCTGCAGGTTAATGACATGCATTATTCAGAAACGGGCTGCATCAGCTGGACCGTGGGTGTGTGAGACACAACATTTATCAGGCTTCACAACCCACTGTGAGGGAGGTTGCATTATTATACCCAGTTTACAGCGAGGTAACTTCGAATCAGTGGCAGCGCTGGGAAGAGAATCCAGGAGCCCCCTGTCGGTCCCCATGGGACTCCCTGAGTTCCAGTTACTGACGCGGTAACGTGAGATTCCTTGGTGCTTTCCTGGGGAGTGCGCTGATGTAATGTCGTGGGAGGCCAGTCTGTGTAAATCCGAACCTGTTTGCCTGGCTGCATCACCCTGGGCAGTACTGAGCCTGGCGAATCCCCACTAACCCCTCATATGCTTTGCCCCCTACTGCCCCTCCTTCCAGCACCTGTGCTGGCCTCCAAGCTGCTCGACGATCTCTGCCGTCTTCAAAGTGCCCATCccgccccacctcccctgcagccaccttGGTGTTTGCTAGCACCTCCCAGCATACTACTCTGGCATGACTCTGGTCAGTTTGGGCTGAACACTCAGCAGGATGAGAACGGGCTGCGGCTGGGGAATTTCACCGTATGCAACAGAGCATTATGCTGGAGTGGAGAGATGGGACCAGCTCACTGTCTAGAAGGGGCCATTAGATCGTTTAGTCTAagctcctgtgtatcacaggccatagaaggCTTCATCCAGCTACCCCTTTACTGAGTCCAATAACTCACATCACCATGGGCTGGAAGAGGGGCAAGCAGCATGTTACTGACACTTACAAAGGATGCTAAACTGGGCGACAGGACGAATACAAGGACCTAATGATTAGAATTGTGAGCAGGAAACACAGCAAGAATCAGCCGCACCCTCAGAGAGACTGAGGCTCTGGACTCGCTCACCCAATGGGGAAGGCAA contains the following coding sequences:
- the SFN gene encoding 14-3-3 protein sigma — its product is MARNHQVQKAKLAEQAERYEDMADFMKAVVEHGDELSNEERNLLSVAYKNVVGCQRSAWRVISSIEHKTEGGDDKAQLVNEYREKVEGELKDVCNIVLGLLDKYLIKKASDAESKVFYLKMKGDYFRYLAEVATGDERKDTIENAQKAYQEAMDISKKEMQPTNPIRLGLALNFSVFHYEIANTPEQAIALAKTTFDEAMGDLHTLSEDSYKDSTLIMQLLRDNLTLWTAECAGEDAGEAGEEPKN